In Streptomyces sp. NBC_00683, the DNA window TCGACGTGCACGGTGGGGCCGAACACCTGGGGCCACTCGGCGACATCGGCCACCAGCGCGTAGACGGCCTCAGGTGCTGCCGCCACGGTGATGGAGTGCTCCGTGACATGGAGTGCTTCGGTTTCGGACGTAGCGGTCGGCGCCACGGCAGACCTTCCCTTCGACAGTCCGCAGCAAGGCGGATCACAAGGCTGACATGAATGGCTCAAGCGAAACTGGAGAACCGGTGGACCCGCTTGGACCGACCGGCACATGGGGCGCGACGCCGCCCCCCATGTGCCGGTCGGTCTTACGCTGCGGCCCAGCCGGGGCGTTCGAGGATGTCCAGGACGGCGCAGCCCCAGCTGTATCCGGCGCCGACGCTGACCAGGACGATCCGGTCGCCGGGCGCCGCCCGGCCGGAGACCGTCAGATGGTCCAGGCCGGCGAACTGGTCACCGGCGCCGAGGTGTCCGACCGTGCGGCTGAAGTCCCAGGTGGTGCGGGCGGGGTCGATGCCGAACGGCTTGTAGTAGATGGAGGTCAGGCGCCGTTTCCCGAAGTGCGGCAGCACCACCCAGTCGGCTTCGGAGAGTTCGCTGCCGGCGTCGGCCAGCGCCTGCTTGATGACCGTCTGCTGGCCGTTGTGCGCCCGGGTGATGGCGTACGAGATCCCGGCGCGGCCGACGAAGGACCGTTTCGCGGCCTCGAAGTCCACGGGCATGCGGTGGCCGAACGGTGCTGTGGTGAACGGGTCGTCGCCGCGGTGCAGCGGCTCCAGCTCGGGGTCCGCGTACAGCGCGAGCGAGACCAGCCGGGCGAAGCCGCCGCGCCGGGAGAGCACGAGCGAGGTGGCGCCGTCGGCGTACGGGGTGCCGGGGTCGGTGTTCCAGCGGTCGATGCCGGGGGCGCAGAACCGGTCGGCGGTGGTGAGCAGCGCGTCGCTGTGCCCGTGGCCCGCGGTGAGGTAGGCGGTGGCCAGATCGAGTGCGGCGAGCCCGCCGTTGGACATCTGCCGGATCTCGATGGCCTGGCAGGTGTTGCCGAGTGCCTCGCGCTGGATGTAGGAGGCGACGGGCCACAGGTCCTGGCCCTGGTGGTAGGTGTCCGCGTGCAGCAGCAGATCGACATCGCCGCCGTGGGTGCCGGCCCGCTCCAGGGCGGTCCGGGCGGCGGCGGCGGCCATCTCGGCTGCCGACTCGTGGGGCGAGTACGCCACCGATTCCATGCCGGTGGCCGCTGCCACCCGGGGCGGGCACGCCCCGGAGGCGACGGCGTCGGCCACCGGGATGCGGGAGGGAAGCCGTGTGGAGGTCCCCCGTATGTAGACGTCTTCCAGACGCACTGTCACTCCAAGGAAGGTCGGGGATCAGCCCGTTGCGGCGGCGGCCAGGGGCGCGGTGTCGTGGACGAGGCCGGGCGGTCCGTCGAGCAGGACGTAGTGGACGGCGTCCAGGAGCGCCTGCCAGCTGGCCGCGGTCGTGTTGCCGTCCACCCCGACGGTGCCCCAGCGGCGCTCCCCGTCCCGGTAGGAGATGAGGACCCGGGCAGCTGCGCCGCTGCCGGTCTCCCCGCTGAGCACCCGCACCCGGTAGTCCACCAGTTCGAGCCGGGCGAGGGCCGGGAAGCAGGGGTCCAGGGCCGTGTGCAGCGCGGTGTCCAGGGCGTTGACGGGGCCGTTGCCGTGCCCGGTCGCGGTGACGCTGCGGCCCTGGACCAGGAGCCGTACGGTGGCCTCGGTGCGGACCTCGCCGCTCAGCACCCCGAACACCCCGACGGACCAGGACTCCACCTCGAAGGGGCGGGGCCCGGGGCCGCCGGCGAGCTCCTCGCGCAGCAGCAGCTCGAACGAGGCGTCGGCGGACTCGAAGCTGTAGCCGCTGTTCTCCAGGTCCTTCACCCGGGTCGCGGCGCGGGCCACCTCGTCGGAGCCCGCTTCCACGTCGTACCCGAGTTCACGCGCCTTGAGCTCGATCGACGAGCGGCCTCCCATGTCGGAGACGAGGGTGCGCATCGTGTTGCCGACCAGCTCAGGGGTGGTGTGCTGGTAGAGGTCGGGGTCGACCCGCAGCGCGGAGGCGTGCAGTCCGGCCTTGTGGGTGAAGGCCGAGCCGCCGATGTACGGGGCGGCGACGTTGCCGGCCACCTGGGTCAGCTCGGTGATGGCCCGGCCGGTGGCGGCAAGCTCCCGCAGCTTCTCCAGCGGCACGACCTCCCGGCCCCGCTTGAGCACGAGGTTCGCGATGACGGTGAACAGGTCGGCGTTGCCGCACCGTTCGCCGTAGCCGTGCGCGGTGCCCTGTGCCTGGACGGCTCCCGCGTCCACCGCTGCCATGGTGTTGGCGACGGCGCAGCCGGTGTCGTTGTGGCAGTGGATGCCGAGCTGCACTCCGGTCAGGGCGAGTGTCTCGGCGACGACGGACCGCACCTCGTCGGGCAGTGAGCCGCCGTTGGTGTCGCAGAGGACGACCGTCTCGGCGCCCGCCTCGGCCGCGGCGCGGACCACGGCGAGCGCGTACTCGCGGTTGAGCTGGTAGCCGTCGAAGTAGTGCTCGGCGTCGACGAACACCCGCCGGCCGGCGTGCACCAGGTGGCGTACCGTCCCGCTGATCATGGCGAGGTTCTCGGCGAGCGTGGTGCGCAGCGCGTTGCGCACATGCCCGGTGTGGCTCTTGGCCACCAGGGTCACCACCGGGGTCTCGGCCTCCAGCAGGGCGCGTACCTGCGGGTCGAGGGAGGCGGGTACGCCGGGCCTGCGGGTGGCGCCGAAGGCGGCGAGCACGGCGTTCTTCAGGTCGAGTTCGGTGCGGGCGCGACGGAAGAACTCGGTGTCCTTCGGCACGGCCCCCGGCCAGCCTCCCTCGATGAAGCCCACCCCGAGGTCGTCGAGCCGGCGTGCGACGGCGAGCTTGTCCTCGACCGTCAGCACCATGCCTTCCTGCTGAGTGCCGTCGCGCAGGGTCGTGTCGTAGAGCTGGAAGCTCTGCTCGGCCATCGCCCCTCCCTTGTCCTGTGTGCGCCGGCGATGGCCGGCCGCTGTCCGGATACTTCCCCCACGGTCCGGCGGCGGGCCGGAGAAAGGCTCGAGCGGTGATGGACCGTGCGCACACGACGGTGCGGCGGGAGCGGACGGCAGAGGCCGTCCGCTCCCGCCGCACCGTGAGCGGGGGTGTTACGGGGTCAGGAAGCCGGGGCGGCCTCGGGGGCCTTGCCGGCCTCCTCCTCGTCCTCGGGGGCTTCCAGCCTCATCTGCCGCGGGATCGCGAGCATCAGGAGGAAGGCGAGGACGACGACTCCGCCGAAGACCCACAGGGTGGTCTGCAGGCTGCCTGCGAAGGAGGTTCCGGTGGCGTCCTTGGCGTAGCCGGCCAGGACCGGGGCCGCCTGCTGGTTCTGGAGCGCGGGGACGGCGCAGCTCTCCGGGACGACGGCCGGGTCCTTCTCCTCGACCCGGTCGACCGCGCACGTCCGGTAGGCCGCGACGGTGGTGTCCGCCTCTCCCGGGGTGAGCCCGGCGGTGGCGACGAGTTCCTTGCGCAGTTCCGCGGACTGGTCGTCGATCGCCGTTCCGGTGTTGCCCACCAGTCCGGCGAAGAAGACGACGCTGACCAGGGCACCGCCGACGGCGAAGCCGAGCTGGGCGTTGGTGTGGACGATGCCGGAGGCGGAGCCCGCGTCCTTCTGCGGCACCTCGGAGATCACGATCTGCGGCAGCGGGGCCGCGATGAGGCCGAAGCCGAGACCGATCAGCAGCATCGGCACCACGAGCTGCCAGGAGCTGATGCCGCTGCCGTACTCGCCCGCCGCCCACAGGAAGGCCAGCGCACCGACCACGGTGACGACCGCGCCG includes these proteins:
- a CDS encoding ketoacyl-ACP synthase III family protein, producing the protein MRLEDVYIRGTSTRLPSRIPVADAVASGACPPRVAAATGMESVAYSPHESAAEMAAAAARTALERAGTHGGDVDLLLHADTYHQGQDLWPVASYIQREALGNTCQAIEIRQMSNGGLAALDLATAYLTAGHGHSDALLTTADRFCAPGIDRWNTDPGTPYADGATSLVLSRRGGFARLVSLALYADPELEPLHRGDDPFTTAPFGHRMPVDFEAAKRSFVGRAGISYAITRAHNGQQTVIKQALADAGSELSEADWVVLPHFGKRRLTSIYYKPFGIDPARTTWDFSRTVGHLGAGDQFAGLDHLTVSGRAAPGDRIVLVSVGAGYSWGCAVLDILERPGWAAA
- the cimA gene encoding citramalate synthase, with the protein product MAEQSFQLYDTTLRDGTQQEGMVLTVEDKLAVARRLDDLGVGFIEGGWPGAVPKDTEFFRRARTELDLKNAVLAAFGATRRPGVPASLDPQVRALLEAETPVVTLVAKSHTGHVRNALRTTLAENLAMISGTVRHLVHAGRRVFVDAEHYFDGYQLNREYALAVVRAAAEAGAETVVLCDTNGGSLPDEVRSVVAETLALTGVQLGIHCHNDTGCAVANTMAAVDAGAVQAQGTAHGYGERCGNADLFTVIANLVLKRGREVVPLEKLRELAATGRAITELTQVAGNVAAPYIGGSAFTHKAGLHASALRVDPDLYQHTTPELVGNTMRTLVSDMGGRSSIELKARELGYDVEAGSDEVARAATRVKDLENSGYSFESADASFELLLREELAGGPGPRPFEVESWSVGVFGVLSGEVRTEATVRLLVQGRSVTATGHGNGPVNALDTALHTALDPCFPALARLELVDYRVRVLSGETGSGAAARVLISYRDGERRWGTVGVDGNTTAASWQALLDAVHYVLLDGPPGLVHDTAPLAAAATG